The window AGTATGACTTGTTAGTGGATAAATGAGAGAAAATAATTAATAGACCATAAAGTAAAACTGACCTTAACCATATTTACTCAAAGAGAGTATCCTGAAAAAGGGGGAAAGTTGATTTTTCTTGACAGTTCTGCAATCTGTTTGTATTTGTCCATTTCTAAATTTTGTTAAGGAATCATCGATTAATACACGATAAAGGATATTTAGCGGCTTAAACGTTTTGCTTATGGCGAAAACGAACAACAAAAAAGCATTAGTGATTGTGGAATCGCCTGCGAAGGCGAAGACGATAAATAAATATCTCGGCTCCGGCTTCGAGGTAAAGGCGTCGATGGGGCACGTAAGAGACCTGCCTTCGAAGGGTCTAAACGTTGATATAGAGAACAATTTTGAGCCGACCTACGAGATAACACCTAACAGGAAAAAGACAGTAGCATCGTTAAAGGCAGCGGCAAAAGGGTGCGGAGACCTTTATCTGGCGACCGACCTTGACCGCGAGGGAGAAGCAATCGCCTGGCATCTTGCGCAGGTTCTGAAGTTGCCTGAGGAGAGGACCTACCGCGTAATTTTCAATGCCATAACACAATCGGCGATAAAACAGGCCTTTGCTGAGCCGGGCAGGATAGATATGGACAAGGTCATGGCTCAGCAGACACGGCGAATTCTCGACCGGATAGTCGGCTATCAGATAAGCCCCCTGCTGTGGAAAAAAGTCGCCCGTGGTTTATCGGCGGGACGGGTGCAATCGGTCGCGGTCAAAATTATCGTCGAAAGAGAGAGGGAAATCCGAGCTTTCAAACCAAAAGAATACTGGCTTATACCGGCGGTTTTTACCACCGATTTACAAGGGGACTACCGGCAGGAATGGGCAAATTTTGTAACGCCAAAAACCGAGGACGATAAACCTCCCACGATTGCGGAACAAAACGAATGGTTAATAAAGCATAATGCTTTTAAAGCAGACCTTATTAAGGTCGGCGATGAGAAATTCACGGCATCGACACAAGCAGAGGCGGAGAAAATATTCAGCGCGTTAAAGGACGCGAAGTTCAAGGTAGCCTCCGTAGAGAAGAAGGAATCGGTATCGCATCCGCCAGCTCCATTTATAACTTCGACACTGCAGCAAACGGCTGCGAATCAATTAGGTTTTGCAACGAAGAGAACGATGCGGGTGGCACAGCAGTTATACGAAGGAATCGATTTGGGGTCGATGGGGCATCTGGGGCTTATCACATATATGCGAACAGACAGCACGCATTTGTCAGGTGAAGCTGTACAAGAGGTACGCAATTATATCGACAAGAATATCGGCGATAAGTATCTGCCTGAGAAGGCGAATTTTTACGCTTCGAAGAAAGGCGCGCAGCAGGCACATGAAGCAATCCGTCCGACGGACGTTGATTTTACACCGTCTGACATAA is drawn from Phycisphaerae bacterium and contains these coding sequences:
- the topA gene encoding type I DNA topoisomerase, translating into MAKTNNKKALVIVESPAKAKTINKYLGSGFEVKASMGHVRDLPSKGLNVDIENNFEPTYEITPNRKKTVASLKAAAKGCGDLYLATDLDREGEAIAWHLAQVLKLPEERTYRVIFNAITQSAIKQAFAEPGRIDMDKVMAQQTRRILDRIVGYQISPLLWKKVARGLSAGRVQSVAVKIIVEREREIRAFKPKEYWLIPAVFTTDLQGDYRQEWANFVTPKTEDDKPPTIAEQNEWLIKHNAFKADLIKVGDEKFTASTQAEAEKIFSALKDAKFKVASVEKKESVSHPPAPFITSTLQQTAANQLGFATKRTMRVAQQLYEGIDLGSMGHLGLITYMRTDSTHLSGEAVQEVRNYIDKNIGDKYLPEKANFYASKKGAQQAHEAIRPTDVDFTPSDIKQFLTEEQYKLYDIVWRRFVACQMASAKWEQTTLDITAETSAGRCGYRATGRVMIFDGFSRMWGTPSNLQHLPALKQNQDLAAVDIKAEQHFTKPPARYTEASLVKALEKEGIGRPSTYASIISTIQEREYVEQTDKKFFATDLGEVVTDKLNEYFPKIMDIAFTRYMEEELDKIEEQHLDWLGVLKEFYGPFKETLKTATAEMKHAKAEVTPSEYKCPDCGKELVYRFGKNGKFLSCSSYPECKFACPCGKDGKMLEQKESEHKCPKCGKAMIERRGRFGPFLGCSDYPECKTTLRLDKEGNILPPKKPAVPTGIKCYKCKEGELVVRESKKGPFLGCNRFPRCRTIVSIKQMENLQKLQAEGLWPPDTPEKTDQILGRKKTKVKVSDSD